One stretch of Candidatus Bathyarchaeia archaeon DNA includes these proteins:
- the cdhC gene encoding CO dehydrogenase/CO-methylating acetyl-CoA synthase complex subunit beta encodes MFEDIPVEVGVIYEGERIRKNDMQVELGGPKVKEKFELAKVRPMDQIEDGKITIIGPDLKDIAEGSAVPFGILVEAAGATLDAGLEGVIERRIHGYLNYIEGFMHLNQRYDIWMRLGKKSFQKGMNSFEYAGKVLYRLFKSELSIIEKLQITFVTDPNKISEMYPAAVADYEARDAKARGLKDEEVDKFYGCVLCQSFAPSHVCVITPQRYSNCGAISWFDGKASASIDPKGPVFAIERGELLNAEKGEFSGVNETVKKRTMGDVNQVWLYTAFDHPHTSCGCFEAVAFYIPEVDGLGVVHRSFKGATVNGLPFSTIADSAAGGRQVDGFHGMSIEYMRSKKFFAADGGWNRIVWLPKEIKERVKDFIPADVIDKIATEENATNIDDLKAFLKEKNHPVVAQWEKEETAVEEAPAEEAVEGQMMPVMTASSLPITAGGFKIILKDAKIYANKVIIKTVKDEKTK; translated from the coding sequence GAAGATATACCCGTAGAAGTTGGCGTAATCTACGAAGGAGAACGCATACGCAAAAACGACATGCAAGTCGAACTCGGCGGACCCAAAGTCAAAGAAAAATTTGAACTCGCAAAAGTCAGGCCCATGGACCAAATCGAAGACGGAAAAATCACCATCATCGGACCCGACCTAAAAGACATAGCAGAAGGCAGCGCCGTCCCCTTCGGCATTCTTGTCGAAGCCGCAGGCGCAACCCTTGATGCAGGTCTTGAAGGTGTAATCGAGCGACGCATCCACGGCTACCTCAACTACATCGAAGGCTTCATGCACCTAAACCAGCGCTACGACATCTGGATGAGACTTGGCAAGAAATCCTTCCAAAAAGGCATGAACAGCTTCGAATACGCCGGTAAAGTTCTTTACCGCCTATTTAAAAGCGAGCTGTCTATCATCGAAAAACTACAGATAACCTTCGTTACGGACCCCAACAAAATCAGTGAAATGTACCCTGCAGCCGTTGCAGACTATGAAGCCCGCGACGCAAAAGCTCGGGGGCTTAAAGATGAGGAAGTTGACAAATTCTATGGCTGTGTTCTGTGCCAATCTTTCGCACCCAGCCACGTTTGTGTCATTACTCCTCAACGCTACAGCAACTGCGGTGCCATCAGCTGGTTTGACGGCAAAGCCTCAGCAAGCATCGACCCCAAGGGTCCAGTGTTTGCAATCGAACGCGGCGAACTTTTGAACGCTGAGAAAGGCGAATTTAGCGGTGTCAACGAAACCGTCAAGAAACGCACCATGGGCGATGTTAACCAAGTTTGGCTCTACACTGCCTTTGACCACCCACACACTTCCTGCGGATGCTTTGAAGCAGTCGCTTTCTACATCCCCGAAGTTGACGGGTTAGGCGTGGTTCATCGTAGCTTCAAAGGCGCAACCGTAAACGGCTTGCCTTTCAGCACCATCGCAGACTCTGCAGCAGGCGGACGACAAGTAGACGGCTTCCACGGCATGTCCATCGAATACATGCGTAGCAAGAAATTCTTCGCTGCTGACGGCGGATGGAACCGCATCGTTTGGCTGCCTAAAGAAATCAAGGAACGCGTAAAAGACTTCATCCCTGCAGACGTGATTGACAAAATCGCCACTGAAGAAAACGCAACCAACATCGACGACTTGAAGGCTTTCCTGAAAGAAAAGAACCATCCAGTGGTTGCACAGTGGGAAAAAGAAGAAACCGCAGTTGAAGAAGCACCCGCAGAAGAAGCAGTTGAAGGACAAATGATGCCAGTGATGACTGCATCCTCGCTACCTATAACGGCTGGCGGCTTTAAGATAATCCTTAAGGATGCAAAGATATACGCCAACAAAGTCATAATTAAAACGGTTAAGGACGAAAAAACCAAATAA
- a CDS encoding methylated-DNA--[protein]-cysteine S-methyltransferase, with protein sequence MATMPVDLSILEIDGVWFAAALDRQHVLATSFSHDKTKTLQKLAQSLPKSTQLHVTSGVCGLAGKVLAAMEQVYDGKSTAEDLALSLERLPEYTQRVLRAVNRIPAGYVASYGGVAEAVGGGARAVGNVMASNPFAPLIPCHRVVTSSLGLGGYGGGLRAKVELLMRERRGFAQPAEVVVDGGGVLRVFPVEFVLRKLEKQTLV encoded by the coding sequence ATGGCTACTATGCCTGTAGACCTAAGCATTCTTGAAATTGATGGCGTCTGGTTTGCGGCGGCACTGGACAGGCAGCATGTTTTAGCCACAAGCTTTAGCCACGACAAAACCAAGACCCTGCAAAAATTGGCTCAAAGTTTACCCAAAAGCACGCAGCTGCACGTTACCTCTGGCGTTTGTGGGTTGGCAGGAAAAGTCTTGGCAGCCATGGAGCAGGTCTACGACGGTAAATCAACCGCAGAAGACCTTGCTTTGTCGTTGGAGCGTTTGCCCGAATACACGCAACGTGTGCTTCGAGCCGTTAACCGAATTCCCGCGGGGTATGTTGCTTCTTATGGTGGTGTGGCTGAGGCTGTGGGTGGAGGTGCACGCGCTGTTGGAAACGTTATGGCTTCAAACCCCTTTGCGCCTCTTATTCCCTGCCACAGAGTTGTAACCTCAAGTTTGGGGCTTGGTGGTTATGGAGGAGGTTTGCGGGCGAAAGTGGAGCTTTTGATGCGGGAAAGGCGCGGGTTTGCCCAGCCGGCTGAGGTTGTGGTTGATGGTGGTGGGGTTTTGAGGGTTTTTCCTGTAGAGTTTGTGCTCCGAAAACTCGAGAAGCAAACTCTTGTTTAA
- a CDS encoding CooT family nickel-binding protein codes for MCEFNVVLNGKTEFKDVVYAKSEGNNVVVKNVLGEAKEFQNCVITEVDVNQTKLVLTPTP; via the coding sequence ATGTGCGAGTTTAATGTAGTCCTAAATGGAAAAACCGAGTTTAAAGATGTGGTTTACGCCAAATCTGAAGGCAACAACGTTGTAGTCAAAAACGTGTTAGGCGAAGCCAAAGAATTCCAAAACTGCGTCATAACCGAAGTGGACGTGAACCAAACAAAACTGGTTTTAACCCCAACTCCTTAA
- a CDS encoding 4Fe-4S dicluster domain-containing protein gives MPKDSSTIDIFDMLSESTPAKEEEKPQTPQKTQRQELLETTKYKDQDRYPEGTITINKYTCVGGQCKLCIKVCPTNALYWSNSGVEVIEDLCLHCDACVLSCMVDDCIKVTRKREDGKTESFSKIRDIMVLVNGANAKKRAQRVCSVFPSGDAFCQRYGNKK, from the coding sequence ATGCCGAAAGATTCTTCCACCATAGACATATTTGACATGCTTTCCGAAAGCACACCAGCCAAGGAAGAAGAAAAACCGCAAACGCCACAGAAAACCCAACGCCAAGAACTGTTGGAAACCACCAAATACAAAGACCAAGACCGCTACCCCGAAGGCACCATAACCATCAACAAATACACCTGTGTGGGCGGTCAATGCAAACTGTGCATAAAAGTGTGCCCCACAAACGCGCTTTACTGGAGCAACAGCGGCGTGGAAGTAATCGAAGACCTATGCCTGCACTGTGACGCGTGCGTTTTAAGCTGCATGGTCGATGACTGCATTAAGGTTACGCGGAAACGGGAAGACGGAAAAACAGAGTCGTTTAGCAAAATCCGAGACATTATGGTTTTGGTTAATGGGGCAAACGCCAAAAAACGTGCCCAACGCGTATGCTCGGTTTTTCCGTCTGGTGACGCTTTTTGTCAGAGGTACGGAAACAAAAAATAA
- a CDS encoding PQQ-binding-like beta-propeller repeat protein, which translates to MNINNFRKLLVAAVTVLLLSSMFVFAADLKTANASDPPQSIQTWTFVAVTNDPIGIGQQMDIVFWLNAYPPTAVGQSGDRWTFNVDVTKPDGSKTTLGPIISDPVGSGYAHFTPDQVGTYSVVARFAEKTIDGTPNGFAPGYNPMSFGYSSINDTYLASTSDPATFVCQEEAIQPWQEPPIPTGYWTTPVNAMNRGWESIVANWLGGAAQNNGPTANFGWGKAPESAHVLWTTPMWSGGIMDARFGDSMNYETIHYEGLSFSPIILDGRIYYNVQSLPREGWYCLNLYTGETEYFQNTTGPISGVGGGFELTGAIQEGALSFGQILNYQSPNQMGGYPYLWSTPSSNSFGGATSQTDWRMYDAYSGNYICSIANITSPLIVDGQPVMTMGMMGPTPVMVGATGFQVYGSDGSICYYNIVNAGTAAEPQYLLQVWNSTKAISYKADQDALESANNAYWMWRPFLNYTFDGSQGFTLNVPTVDLTGAGSLQTVREGKYVIGGTAGMNNGTFVQEGQMWAISLTPGEEGKLLWNVTFTPPVSSVPSSATGMFGGGVMSLAGGGLFGGASGVDPEDGVFLFQQTMTRQWWGYSLETGEELWHSEPEDQWSYYGMSFDIYNGMLLSSGGGMAGSELRAYNITTGEVLWTYVPHQVGFESPYGLYPISISCIADGKIYLYSREHHQIGNLWRGTTLRCINATDGAELWQLASWGSGYVLSNGYLVGWNAYDNQIYCVGIGPSATTVNVQNDVVNKGATAFIKGTVTDQSPGAVKAATTFGYLNGVPAVSDADQQGWMEYLYEQQALPADAKGVKVHLTAIDPNGNTQDIGYATTDLGGSFGFPWVPPVEGTYQVMATFEGSKSYGGSYATTQFEVLPATVSPAVTVQPTPTMPTQPTSAPTSAPTQQTSPSPSEAPQPATIASTPTLTYIAIGAAVIIVVAAAAVLVLRRRK; encoded by the coding sequence ATGAACATAAATAATTTTAGAAAACTGTTGGTGGCGGCAGTAACGGTGTTACTGTTGTCATCAATGTTTGTATTCGCAGCAGACCTAAAGACGGCAAACGCAAGCGACCCGCCACAGAGTATCCAAACATGGACGTTCGTTGCAGTCACAAACGACCCCATCGGTATCGGCCAACAGATGGACATAGTCTTCTGGCTCAACGCTTACCCACCAACCGCTGTAGGACAATCAGGTGACCGCTGGACCTTCAACGTGGACGTCACAAAACCAGACGGTTCAAAGACAACCCTTGGGCCAATCATTTCTGATCCTGTAGGTTCAGGATACGCACACTTTACCCCTGATCAGGTAGGCACATATTCCGTGGTGGCTAGATTTGCAGAAAAAACGATAGATGGAACACCAAACGGCTTTGCACCTGGCTACAACCCAATGAGTTTTGGCTATTCAAGCATAAACGACACCTACCTTGCTAGCACCAGCGACCCCGCAACCTTCGTTTGTCAAGAAGAAGCAATCCAGCCATGGCAGGAACCTCCAATTCCCACTGGCTACTGGACTACACCCGTTAACGCCATGAACCGCGGCTGGGAATCCATAGTCGCCAACTGGCTAGGTGGAGCAGCACAAAACAACGGGCCAACCGCTAACTTTGGCTGGGGCAAAGCGCCTGAAAGCGCCCACGTCCTCTGGACAACACCCATGTGGTCAGGCGGAATTATGGACGCAAGATTTGGCGACTCCATGAACTACGAGACAATCCACTACGAAGGCTTAAGCTTCAGCCCAATCATCCTAGACGGCAGAATCTACTACAACGTACAGTCACTACCCCGAGAAGGCTGGTACTGCCTAAATCTCTACACTGGCGAGACAGAATACTTCCAGAACACCACAGGACCAATAAGCGGAGTAGGCGGAGGATTCGAACTCACAGGAGCAATCCAAGAAGGAGCACTGAGTTTCGGTCAAATACTCAACTATCAGTCGCCAAACCAGATGGGTGGCTACCCATACTTATGGAGCACTCCTTCGTCCAACTCCTTCGGAGGTGCCACCAGCCAAACGGACTGGAGAATGTATGACGCTTACTCTGGTAACTACATCTGCAGCATAGCCAACATTACATCACCACTTATAGTCGACGGACAACCAGTAATGACCATGGGAATGATGGGTCCCACACCAGTAATGGTTGGAGCAACAGGTTTCCAAGTTTACGGCAGTGATGGAAGTATCTGCTACTACAACATCGTCAACGCTGGAACTGCGGCTGAACCACAATACCTCCTGCAAGTCTGGAACAGCACCAAAGCTATCTCGTACAAAGCAGACCAAGATGCACTAGAAAGCGCCAACAACGCGTATTGGATGTGGCGACCGTTCCTTAACTACACCTTCGACGGGTCCCAAGGCTTCACTTTGAACGTACCAACAGTTGATTTGACTGGTGCAGGAAGCTTACAAACAGTCCGTGAAGGCAAATACGTTATAGGCGGAACCGCGGGGATGAACAACGGCACATTCGTTCAGGAAGGACAAATGTGGGCGATAAGCCTTACGCCAGGCGAGGAAGGCAAACTGCTCTGGAACGTAACCTTCACTCCACCAGTGAGCAGCGTACCCTCTAGTGCTACCGGCATGTTCGGAGGTGGTGTCATGTCCCTGGCAGGTGGAGGATTGTTCGGAGGCGCTTCAGGAGTGGACCCCGAAGACGGCGTGTTCCTGTTCCAGCAGACAATGACTAGACAATGGTGGGGCTACAGCCTCGAAACAGGTGAAGAGCTTTGGCATAGTGAACCTGAAGACCAATGGAGCTACTACGGCATGAGTTTTGACATCTACAACGGCATGTTGCTTTCTTCAGGAGGCGGCATGGCTGGCTCAGAACTTAGAGCCTACAACATAACCACCGGCGAAGTTCTTTGGACATATGTACCTCACCAAGTCGGCTTCGAATCACCCTACGGTCTGTACCCAATCAGCATCTCATGCATCGCTGACGGCAAAATTTACCTCTATTCCCGTGAACACCACCAAATCGGCAACCTCTGGAGAGGCACAACCCTACGATGCATCAACGCCACCGACGGGGCAGAACTTTGGCAACTGGCAAGCTGGGGAAGCGGATACGTCTTATCCAACGGCTACCTAGTAGGATGGAACGCCTATGACAATCAAATCTACTGCGTCGGCATTGGACCTAGCGCCACCACAGTCAACGTACAAAACGACGTCGTAAACAAAGGCGCCACAGCCTTCATCAAAGGTACAGTGACAGACCAAAGCCCTGGCGCCGTAAAGGCAGCAACAACATTCGGCTACCTAAATGGCGTCCCAGCAGTTTCCGACGCTGACCAGCAAGGATGGATGGAGTACCTCTACGAGCAACAGGCTTTGCCCGCAGATGCTAAAGGCGTTAAGGTGCACTTGACGGCAATTGACCCCAACGGCAACACCCAAGACATCGGCTACGCAACAACTGACCTCGGCGGCAGCTTCGGCTTCCCGTGGGTTCCCCCAGTGGAAGGCACCTACCAAGTCATGGCAACCTTTGAAGGCAGCAAATCCTACGGTGGTTCATATGCCACAACTCAGTTTGAGGTGTTACCCGCCACTGTTTCGCCAGCAGTCACTGTACAGCCAACACCAACTATGCCTACTCAACCAACTTCAGCACCTACCTCAGCGCCTACACAGCAAACTTCGCCTTCGCCCAGTGAAGCTCCACAACCCGCAACTATCGCAAGCACCCCAACCCTGACCTACATCGCCATCGGCGCAGCAGTCATCATCGTTGTTGCAGCCGCAGCAGTGCTGGTCTTAAGACGCCGAAAATAA
- the cdhD gene encoding CO dehydrogenase/acetyl-CoA synthase subunit delta: protein MPHHERKDYKKEDSGSGLGLSPELLDLLAKFQEIELEDFQMDASEIELSFTPGMLAGQAMPTLKLPPALKAKPVSMLQAAFVPPVETYPGKIAEVKLGGTKGEGGTRGKSITIGGEISPAFYTFEKPVVHSPIVTLDVFDMAVPLSKAVKMHVKDVVGDPAAWAKLAVDKFGADMVTVHLISIDPLLKDATPKDAVKTVENILQAVDVPLVIGGCGDPVKDANVFAEITETFKGERFLISSLTRDMDVERCAKFVKNNGHAALSFTPMDLNLARELNRRLYDFLGKEDIVMDLTTAALGYGLDYAFTNMERARLAGLMGDVELAHPMSSGTTNAWAAREAWLKMAPEWEPRELRGPLWEVTTALTLLLAGVDLFMMMHPAAVKTLKDVTKNLVNGGKVDASKFADWLSVKA from the coding sequence TTGCCTCACCACGAAAGAAAAGACTACAAAAAAGAAGACAGTGGCTCAGGTTTGGGGCTAAGCCCCGAACTTCTTGACCTTCTGGCCAAGTTCCAAGAAATCGAACTTGAAGACTTCCAGATGGACGCCAGCGAGATAGAGTTGTCCTTCACGCCAGGTATGTTGGCTGGGCAAGCAATGCCTACGCTAAAGTTGCCTCCAGCTTTGAAGGCTAAACCTGTTTCGATGCTGCAGGCCGCATTTGTGCCTCCAGTCGAGACTTACCCCGGCAAAATTGCTGAGGTGAAATTGGGCGGCACTAAAGGCGAAGGTGGCACACGCGGCAAATCCATAACCATCGGTGGAGAAATCTCTCCAGCTTTCTACACCTTTGAGAAGCCCGTGGTTCACTCCCCCATCGTGACTTTGGACGTTTTTGACATGGCTGTTCCCCTGTCAAAAGCCGTAAAAATGCACGTGAAGGATGTTGTGGGTGACCCTGCGGCGTGGGCGAAACTTGCAGTGGACAAGTTCGGTGCAGACATGGTTACCGTACACCTCATTAGCATTGACCCCTTGCTCAAAGACGCCACTCCTAAAGATGCTGTGAAGACGGTTGAGAACATTTTGCAGGCTGTCGATGTTCCGCTGGTTATCGGCGGATGCGGTGACCCCGTGAAAGACGCAAATGTCTTTGCAGAAATAACTGAGACCTTCAAAGGTGAACGTTTCCTCATAAGCTCGCTGACACGCGACATGGACGTTGAACGATGCGCTAAATTCGTCAAGAACAATGGGCACGCCGCATTATCCTTCACTCCAATGGATCTTAACTTGGCACGTGAACTTAACCGCAGACTCTACGACTTCTTGGGCAAAGAAGACATAGTTATGGACTTAACCACGGCGGCTTTGGGCTACGGTTTGGATTATGCTTTCACAAACATGGAACGCGCTAGGCTCGCAGGTTTGATGGGCGACGTTGAATTGGCTCACCCGATGTCTTCAGGAACCACCAACGCTTGGGCAGCCAGAGAAGCTTGGCTCAAGATGGCTCCTGAATGGGAACCCCGCGAACTTCGAGGTCCCCTCTGGGAAGTCACCACCGCTCTGACGCTTCTGCTAGCAGGTGTGGACCTGTTCATGATGATGCATCCAGCCGCAGTAAAAACCCTCAAAGACGTAACTAAAAACTTGGTAAACGGCGGAAAAGTCGACGCAAGCAAATTTGCCGACTGGCTTTCCGTCAAGGCATAA
- a CDS encoding ATP-NAD kinase family protein — translation MRIGFIVNPIAGMGGRVGLKGTDGVLQKALAKGAQPVAPQRAKEFLEALKQRMGNYQIDVFCCPANMGADEAQAADLSFQILPMTLGEETNACDTETAVKQLHLANVDLIVFVGGDGTARDILNASHNTVPVLGVPSGVKMYSGIFAVNPKDAAEAVVAFVEHRAELVDFEIMDADEEAIRNDVFDVKLYGYLKGLSIPALVQGSKEVSPETVDEKAQQKAIARYIAEEMPKDAILILGPGTTVESIAQELGVKKTVLGVDIYHDGKVVLDADEKTLLEAVPDWDKTWLVLSPIGHQGILLGRGNQQISPQVIKKVGKNKMLVVATIGKLRGIEGKALRVDTGNTEVDSLLKGNIRVITDYQMGVQIPIQ, via the coding sequence ATGCGTATAGGCTTTATCGTAAACCCCATTGCGGGTATGGGCGGCAGAGTCGGCTTGAAAGGCACCGACGGGGTTCTTCAAAAAGCGCTCGCTAAGGGGGCTCAGCCTGTTGCACCTCAACGGGCAAAGGAGTTTTTGGAGGCGCTCAAACAGCGCATGGGCAACTACCAAATTGATGTGTTCTGCTGTCCCGCAAACATGGGCGCAGACGAAGCTCAAGCCGCAGACTTGTCCTTTCAAATTTTACCTATGACTCTTGGTGAAGAGACCAATGCATGTGACACGGAAACCGCGGTCAAACAGCTACACCTGGCAAACGTAGACCTCATTGTTTTTGTTGGTGGAGACGGAACAGCCCGAGACATCCTAAACGCCTCTCACAACACAGTTCCCGTGCTGGGCGTTCCTTCGGGCGTGAAAATGTACAGCGGCATATTCGCCGTAAACCCAAAAGACGCGGCAGAAGCCGTTGTGGCGTTTGTAGAGCACCGCGCCGAACTTGTGGATTTTGAGATCATGGATGCCGACGAGGAAGCTATCCGCAATGATGTTTTTGACGTGAAACTGTACGGTTATCTGAAGGGGCTTTCGATTCCTGCATTAGTGCAGGGCAGTAAAGAGGTTTCGCCCGAAACGGTTGATGAAAAGGCGCAGCAAAAAGCCATAGCCCGATACATCGCCGAGGAAATGCCCAAAGACGCCATCTTAATTCTTGGACCAGGAACAACCGTGGAATCCATCGCCCAAGAGTTAGGTGTGAAAAAGACGGTTCTGGGCGTAGACATTTACCATGATGGCAAGGTTGTTTTGGATGCTGACGAGAAAACCCTGCTGGAAGCCGTCCCTGATTGGGATAAAACTTGGCTTGTTTTGTCGCCAATAGGGCATCAAGGCATCTTGCTGGGCAGGGGCAACCAGCAAATCAGCCCCCAAGTAATCAAAAAGGTTGGCAAGAACAAGATGCTCGTAGTGGCAACAATAGGCAAATTGCGGGGCATCGAAGGCAAGGCGCTTAGAGTTGACACGGGCAACACAGAAGTGGACAGCCTGCTCAAGGGCAACATTCGCGTGATAACCGATTACCAGATGGGCGTACAAATCCCAATCCAATAA
- a CDS encoding DUF116 domain-containing protein, with protein MPYKFTFDISKTPHRFFAEIALASYERGVHKVFINTLKDIIGKFKIQEATGLDFQDSLVLIQDLIDIQALNLMQRTKFLQTKKRALFLPHCSRKYMDSRCKATFDSSIPSYVCAQCSPDCDVNQASQIAKEKGYDVYVLPGGSCVPKILKTHKYEGVVGVACGEEVKMSMELLTSMDVTGQSVPLLKNGCSNTVFNLSTLKKTL; from the coding sequence ATGCCCTACAAGTTCACTTTTGACATCTCAAAAACGCCACATCGCTTTTTTGCAGAAATAGCCTTAGCCAGCTATGAGCGAGGGGTTCACAAGGTTTTCATCAATACCCTCAAAGATATCATCGGCAAATTTAAAATCCAAGAAGCAACGGGGCTTGACTTTCAAGACTCACTGGTTCTCATTCAGGACCTCATTGACATTCAAGCATTGAACCTGATGCAAAGAACCAAGTTTCTTCAAACTAAAAAGAGGGCACTTTTCCTACCGCATTGCAGCCGTAAATACATGGATAGCCGCTGCAAAGCCACTTTTGACAGCAGCATACCCAGTTACGTCTGTGCACAATGCAGCCCAGACTGCGACGTAAACCAAGCCAGCCAAATCGCCAAGGAGAAAGGCTACGACGTTTATGTTTTGCCTGGGGGTTCCTGTGTGCCCAAAATTCTAAAGACACATAAGTATGAAGGTGTTGTGGGTGTGGCGTGTGGAGAAGAGGTGAAGATGTCGATGGAGTTATTGACAAGTATGGATGTGACGGGTCAATCAGTTCCGCTGTTGAAGAATGGTTGCTCCAACACCGTTTTCAACTTGAGTACACTAAAGAAGACCCTTTGA
- the acsC gene encoding acetyl-CoA decarbonylase/synthase complex subunit gamma has protein sequence MSKKASIKELSPIDVYKLLPKTNCKECGQENCMAFATKMVNREVTLDACKPLLKKENEKSYLKLKDLLKPAVKEVIVGVGEKAKKLGGKLVMYRHEFTYTNPTALAIDVTDEMPEAEVIKRVQSTENFSFEYIGNTLKLDMIAIRCTSGDAEKFKATVKKVSETTALPYIICTLSANIAEAGLMAAPKANPLLYAANSENWKDMAELAMMYHCPLVVSAPNDLNMLVSLVNTLTNYGVTDLVLDPGTFANEGLATTINNFTMLRRAACKAGEALAGYPMIGVPMVAWVGKDGAADEIIKWKEAYLASMLVVRYADVVVMHGNDGWSLLPTTVLRQNIYTDPRKPVAVAPGLKVFGTPDENSPVMFTSNFALTYYTVASDIESSKLNAYLIVVESEGSAIDSGVAGRKLTADRVAEALKESGVENKVKHKKLIIPGKASRISGEIEELTGWKVQVGPRDSSEIPKYLTEKWQP, from the coding sequence ATGAGCAAAAAAGCTTCAATAAAAGAACTCAGCCCAATAGACGTATACAAACTCCTGCCAAAAACCAACTGCAAAGAATGCGGCCAAGAAAACTGCATGGCTTTCGCCACAAAAATGGTCAACCGCGAAGTAACCTTAGACGCCTGCAAACCCCTGCTAAAGAAAGAAAACGAGAAATCCTACCTCAAACTCAAAGACCTGCTTAAACCCGCAGTTAAAGAAGTCATTGTTGGCGTTGGCGAGAAAGCCAAGAAACTCGGCGGCAAACTCGTCATGTACCGACACGAATTCACCTACACAAACCCCACCGCCCTTGCCATCGACGTAACTGACGAAATGCCTGAAGCCGAAGTCATCAAACGCGTCCAAAGCACCGAGAACTTCAGTTTCGAATACATCGGCAACACTCTAAAACTTGACATGATTGCCATCCGATGCACCTCTGGCGACGCAGAAAAATTCAAAGCCACCGTCAAGAAAGTCTCCGAAACCACCGCCCTGCCCTACATCATCTGTACTCTTAGCGCTAACATCGCCGAAGCAGGCTTAATGGCTGCTCCCAAAGCTAACCCGCTTCTGTACGCAGCAAACAGCGAAAACTGGAAAGACATGGCTGAACTCGCGATGATGTACCATTGCCCGCTGGTTGTCTCCGCACCAAACGACCTGAACATGCTTGTCTCTTTGGTGAATACCCTCACTAACTACGGCGTAACTGACTTGGTCTTAGACCCCGGAACCTTTGCAAATGAAGGCTTAGCCACCACTATTAACAACTTTACAATGCTGCGCAGAGCCGCGTGTAAAGCAGGTGAAGCCCTCGCTGGGTACCCCATGATTGGAGTTCCAATGGTTGCTTGGGTTGGCAAAGACGGCGCCGCAGACGAAATCATCAAGTGGAAAGAAGCATACTTGGCTTCCATGTTGGTGGTTCGCTACGCCGATGTAGTCGTAATGCATGGCAACGACGGCTGGTCTCTGCTGCCTACTACAGTGCTGCGTCAAAACATCTACACCGACCCACGCAAACCCGTCGCAGTCGCACCGGGCCTTAAGGTGTTCGGCACCCCCGACGAGAACTCGCCAGTGATGTTCACCAGCAACTTTGCCCTGACCTACTACACTGTTGCCTCAGACATTGAAAGCAGCAAGCTCAACGCTTACCTTATCGTCGTGGAAAGCGAAGGCTCAGCCATTGACAGCGGAGTCGCAGGACGCAAACTCACCGCCGACCGCGTAGCCGAAGCCCTCAAAGAATCAGGCGTCGAAAACAAAGTCAAACACAAGAAACTCATCATCCCTGGCAAAGCATCCAGAATCAGCGGCGAAATCGAAGAGCTCACAGGCTGGAAAGTGCAGGTCGGACCACGCGACAGCAGCGAAATCCCCAAGTACCTCACAGAAAAATGGCAACCCTAA